The following coding sequences are from one Loxodonta africana isolate mLoxAfr1 chromosome 18, mLoxAfr1.hap2, whole genome shotgun sequence window:
- the SSTR2 gene encoding somatostatin receptor type 2, which yields MDMAYELLNGSQAWLSSSLDLNGSVVAANGSNQTEPYYDLTSNAVLTFIYFVVCIIGLCGNTLVIYVILRYAKMKTITNIYILNLAIADELFMLGLPFLAMQVALVHWPFGKAICRVVMTVDGINQFTSIFCLTVMSIDRYLAVVHPIKSAKWRRPRTAKMINVAVWGVSLLVILPIMIYAGLRSNQSGRSSCTINWPGESGAWYTGFIIYTFILGFLVPLTIICLCYLFIIIKVKSSGIRVGSSKRKKSEKKVTRMVSIVVAVFIFCWLPFYIFNVSSVSVAISPTPALKGMFDFVVVLTYANSCANPILYAFLSDNFKKSFQNVLCLVKVSGTDDGERSDSKQDKSRLNETTETQRTLLNGDPQTSI from the coding sequence ATGGATATGGCATACGAGCTACTCAATGGGAGCCAAGCGTGGCTGTCCTCCTCGTTGGACCTCAATGGTTCAGTGGTGGCAGCCAATGGCTCCAACCAAACAGAGCCGTACTATGACCTGACCAGCAATGCAGTCCTCACATTCATATATTTTGTGGTCTGCATCATTGGGTTGTGTGGCAACACGCTCGTCATTTATGTCATCCTCCGCTATGCCAAGATGAAAACCATCACCAACATTTACATCCTCAACCTGGCCATCGCGGATGAGCTCTTCATGCTGGGCCTGCCCTTTTTGGCCATGCAGGTGGCTCTGGTCCACTGGCCCTTTGGCAAGGCCATCTGCCGGGTGGTCATGACTGTGGATGGCATCAATCAGTTCACCAGCATTTTCTGCTTGACAGTCATGAGCATTGACCGCTACCTGGCCGTGGTCCACCCCATCAAGTCGGCCAAGTGGAGGAGACCCCGGACAGCCAAGATGATCAACGTGGCTGTGTGGGGAGTCTCTCTGCTGGTCATCTTGCCTATCATGATATATGCCGGTCTTCGGAGCAACcagtcagggagaagcagctgcACCATCAACTGGCCAGGTGAATCTGGGGCATGGTACACAGGGTTCATTATCTATACCTTCATCTTGGGGTTCCTGGTACCCCTTACCATCATTTGTCTTTGCTACCTGTTCATTATCATCAAGGTCAAGTCCTCTGGAATCCGAGTGGGTTCCTCCAAGAGGAAAAAGTCAGAGAAGAAGGTCACACGGATGGTGTCCATAGTGGTGGCTGTCTTCATTTTCTGCTGGCTCCCCTTCTACATCTTTAATGTCTCATCGGTTTCTGTGGCCATCAGTCCCACTCCAGCCCTCAAAGGCATGTTTGACTTTGTGGTGGTCCTCACCTATGCTAATAGCTGTGCCAACCCCATCCTATATGCCTTCTTGTCTGACAACTTCAAGAAGAGCTTCCAGAATGTCCTCTGCTTGGTCAAGGTGAGCGGCACAGATGATGGGGAACGGAGTGACAGTAAGCAGGACAAATCCCGGCTGAATGAGACCACGGAGACCCAGAGGACCCTCCTCAATGGAGATCCCCAGACCAGTATCTGA